The proteins below come from a single Mercenaria mercenaria strain notata chromosome 3, MADL_Memer_1, whole genome shotgun sequence genomic window:
- the LOC123524747 gene encoding nucleolar protein dao-5-like, with product MLPGEIRRYKQSSFPLLSIFDDTGQLEQRNPKSRFPRLPENGGLKETRLPHIVDKQSLVASSQEERNLITKTKLGLTAHDSEEHRERAPGRLHPNKGKRSRGNVDSDLEQRIGFVGGQNSKPLSKQKLRKRRKRVQNGDDLLDLLDDEELSGLEKILDSDSSDNKRPCARRRHKSHVREGPYSSSIVKDNRRQRIKSSDRSSTKPVKTKTFSEVKEDFKNPKPISKWRADDASLKEEGKQRHVLATEEDRAPKPKAAKTLEKHHGSNSRKTLLLLSLRRFPTGLKKGDKKKVSQFTKLINDKVRKKSTEILLERISDNKNKRTTVKDEVNERISSVPTKTREVNTTKPLNEKPCKVQNKGNGHVKISTMTNKKKENIKKTNNSCKTSSENDIKKVEKKTLKEKAENIKEIPKVCRKKKIQVKGNEIDCKLADNVAQTKSIKSKYKENVTENGSDIYSAKTVSTWTKSKRNKISKTHSDTLGNNSSKIQARERPPDAPKYDTSKLIRPKATKHATPETRRPGQAKPDTSLSKRKALPKPDNLLPNRKTLEKSASDRLTKAPDEKAPDSKLNVFEKLATDVPGRKVATKPVVTVSERESFGETSTPQKGKNASEKPVVPFSGRKALRKPSIPEPGRTTLAKLPTHVPRGPSLTKHAVPVSVHQAEQP from the exons ATGTTACCCGGAG AAATCCGTCGGTATAAACAGTCTAGTTTTCCACTGTTGTCGATATTCGACGACACTGGACAGCTTGAACAAAGAAATCCAAAATCTCGTTTCCCGAGACTGCCAGAAAATGGCGGACTAAAGGAAACGAGGCTTCCACACATCGTGGACAAACAATCCCTAGTGGCTTCGTCTCAAG AGGAGAGAAATCTCATAACGAAGACGAAATTAGGTCTAACAGCTCACGATTCTGAGGAACACAGAGAGCGTGCACCAGGTCGTCTGCACCCTAACAAAGGAAAGCGATCACGTGGTAATGTTGACAGCGATCTCGAACAAAGAATTGGATTTGTCG GTGGACAAAACTCAAAGCCATTGTCCAAGCAGAAGTTAAGAAAGAGGCGGAAGCGTGTTCAGAATGGTGATGACTTGCTGGACCTTCTGGATGACGAGGAACTTTCTGGTCTCGAGAAAATACTTGACTCTGACAg CTCAGACAACAAACGGCCATGTGCACGCAGACGTCATAAGTCGCACGTGCGAGAGGGCCCATACTCTAGCTCGATTGTTAAAGACAACAGAAGACAAAGGATAAAGTCAAGTGATCGATCTTCTACAAAACCAGTCAAAACTAAAACAT TTTCGGAggtaaaagaagattttaaaaacccaaaaccgATCTCGAAATGGCGAGCTGATGATGCATCTTTAAAAGAGGAAGGAAAACAAAG ACATGTCCTTGCAACAGAGGAAGACCGTGCCCCCAAGCCTAAGGCAGCAAAAACGCTGGAAAAACACCATGGATCCAACAGCAGAAAGACGCTACTGCTTCTAAGTTT gcGACGATTTCCTACAGGCCTGAAGAAAGGCGACAAAAAGAAAGTTAGTCAGTTCACCAAACTGATAAATGATAAAGTGCGAAAGAAGAGCACTGAAATACTACTAGAACGTATTTcagacaacaaaaacaaacgtaCAACGGTAAAGGATGAAGTGAATGAAAGAATATCGTCTGTGCCTACAAAGACAAGAGAAGTAAATACCACTAAACCTTTGAATGAGAAGCCATGCAAAGTTCAGAACAAAGGTAATGGGCATGTTAAAATATCAACAAtgacaaataaaaagaaagaaaacataaagaaaacaaacaatagttgCAAAACATCATCTGAAAACGATATCAAGAAAGTAGAAAAGAAAACCCTAAAAGAAAAAGcagaaaatattaaagaaattccTAAAGTATGTAGAAAAAAGAAGATTCAAGTAAAAGGAAACGAAATAGATTGCAAACTTGCTGATAACGTTGCCCAGACCAAAAGCATAAAGTCAAAATATAAAGAGAATGTTACTGAAAATGGCAGTGATATATATTCTGCAAAGACCGTGTCTACATGGACGAAATCAAAAAGAAACAAGATCTCAAAGACCCATTCCGATACATTAGGAAATAATTCCTCAAAAATCCAGGCGCGTGAAAGACCTCCAGATGCACCTAAATATGACACTTCAAAATTGATAAGACCAAAAGCGACAAAACATGCCACTCCCGAGACGAGGAGACCTGGCCAAGCCAAACCTGATACTTCCTTGTCGAAAAGAAAAGCCTTACCAAAACCTGACAACCTTTTGCCGAACAGAAAAACCTTAGAAAAATCTGCCTCTGATAGGCTGACAAAAGCACCTGACGAAAAAGCTCCTGATTCCAAATTAAACGTCTTTGAAAAACTTGCTACTGATGTCCCAGGAAGAAAGGTCGCAACAAAGCCAGTCGTGACGGTTTCGGAAAGAGAATCCTTTGGAGAAACCTCAACTCCTCAAAAAGGGAAAAACGCCTCAGAAAAGCCGGTCGTTCCATTTTCAGGAAGAAAAGCCTTAAGAAAACCATCAATTCCTGAACCGGGAAGGACAACTTTGGCAAAGCTTCCTACTCATGTCCCGAGAGGACCATCTCTTACTAAGCATGCTGTTCCTGTGTCTG TGCATCAAGCAGAACAGCCATAG